The following are from one region of the Lytechinus pictus isolate F3 Inbred chromosome 4, Lp3.0, whole genome shotgun sequence genome:
- the LOC129258655 gene encoding slit homolog 3 protein-like, with protein sequence MAHYLLLLHLAIILIQCSQSLAAQVNLGPRRCHEDLKEKTAMCGKMGFNSVPQHLPDGIEVLQLEYNNISSLLNSSFTRYPLIAKLDLSSNDLRVIETAAFHPLNNLTRLILCGNLNLLLQGTGIFKYTKKLSYFDMSDSLLGSIPYDMLAWSPSVDTLNLESNLLTFINMSLCGRAKTVDLTDNKIIRLTSNTFNFSCNTDTLNLSWNPIRSVDPKVIASLHVKSLRFQTDVMTTQTLHLLEHLEMMNADFFNDDLWDQGMNTSLFDGMFNLKTLDLSKSHLSNLHGGDNLPPEVLRQLSVLQNLSLEDCDLSDLHPEAFSGLKSLQVLILRNNNLEKLSAVLFKQLLNITIIDLSDNLLTDLDRGIFSSNRGLKTLLLSNNKLRHLDQSAFKPIKTSLLSIDISTNPINCNCDLSWLMDWLSGSLILQNTNKTICASDSFEPLQGQHLIEFDPKEFCNIDIVLICLPSLAIICLILIIGLMYHNRWQLRYKLFLVKLAAIGYKEMRDARDHNDYEFDLNVIFYDDDEDWTRGHLRPAVAERLPQFQRNVFGDDELVLGMYYLDAVDYVVSHSYKTVVILSRAAVRDRWFILKFRTAMDHVSDTRTEFVVVVFREDIPDDEMPFLVRLFLSDGRPYIYWTEDVRGQEYFFEELTKHLTINLRTNDRLPVE encoded by the exons ATGGCTCACTACTTGCTACTTCTCCATTTAGCAATTATCTTGATCCAATGTTCACAAAGTCTTGCAGCACAGGTAAACCTGGGCCCGCGAAGATGCCATGAAGACTTAAAAGAAAAGACTGCTATGTGTGGTAAAATGGGTTTTAATTCTGTTCCTCAACATCTTCCAGATGGCATCGAGGTTCTACAATTGGAATACAACAACATCTCTTCTCTACTGAATTCTTCATTTACAAGATATCCTCTCATTGCCAAACTGGATCTTTCCAGTAACGACCTTAGGGTGATAGAAACTGCAGCTTTCCATCCTCTGAATAATCTAACGCGACTGATCCTTTGTGGGAACCTTAACCTTTTGCTTCAAGGTACAGGTATCTTCAAATACACAAAGAAGCTTTCGTACTTCGATATGTCCGACTCACTTTTGGGATCGATTCCCTATGATATGTTGGCATGGAGTCCATCTGTTGATACTTTGAATCTTGAGTCTAATCTGCTTACATTTATAAACATGAGCTTGTGTGGAAGGGCAAAGACCGTCGATCTGACAGATAACAAGATAATAAGATTAACATCAAATACTTTCAATTTCTCCTGCAACACTGATACTTTGAATCTATCTTGGAACCCCATCAGATCAGTGGATCCAAAAGTTATTGCGTCCCTTCATGTGAAATCTTTAAGATTTCAAACTGATGTTATGACTACACAAAC ACTACATCTTCTGGAACATTTAGAGATGATGAATgcggatttttttaatgacgaCCTTTGGGACCAAGGCATGAATACATCTCTTTTCGACGGTATGTTCAACCTCAAAACTTTGGATCTGAGCAAAAGTCACCTATCGAATTTGCATGGTGGTGATAATCTGCCGCCCGAAGTTTTGCGACAGCTCTCCGTTTTACAAAACCTCTCTCTGGAAGACTGTGATCTGTCAGACCTTCATCCGGAAGCTTTCTCAGGATTGAAATCACTTCAGGTACTTATACTAAGAAACAACAACCTAGAAAAGCTATCGGCTGTTCTTTTCAAGCAATTACTTAATATAACAATCATTGACCTCAGTGATAACCTTCTGACGGACCTTGATCGAGGGATATTTTCCAGCAACCGAGGACTAAAAACACTTcttctttcaaataacaaattaagGCATCTCGACCAAAGTGCCTTTAAACCGATAAAAACTTCTCTTTTATCAATTGATATATCAACTAACCCGATAAATTGTAACTGTGATCTAAGCTGGCTCATGGACTGGCTAAGTGGATCACTTATCCTCCAAAATACCAATAAAACTATTTGCGCATCGGATTCTTTTGAGCCTCTACAGGGCCAGCACTTGATCGAATTTGATCCTAAAGAGTTTTGTAACATCGACATCGTCCTCATCTGCCTTCCTTCCCTGGCAATCATCTGCCTAATTTTGATCATTGGACTCATGTATCACAACCGTTGGCAGTTAAGGTACAAATTGTTTCTTGTGAAACTAGCAGCCATCGGCTACAAGGAGATGCGAGATGCTCGGGACCATAATGACTATGAGTTTGATCTGAATGTCAtcttttatgatgatgacgaagactGGACCCGCGGACATCTCCGACCGGCTGTCGCAGAACGGCTTCCGCAGTTTCAGAGGAATGTCTTTGGCGATGATGAACTCGTGCTGGGAATGTATTACTTAGACGCAGTCGACTACGTGGTGAGCCACAGTTACAAGACTGTCGTTATCCTCAGCAGAGCTGCAGTTCGTGATCGGTGGTTTATACTTAAATTCCGTACAGCTATGGACCATGTAAGTGATACCCGAACAGAATTCGTAGTGGTGGTCTTCCGTGAGGACATCCCAGATGATGAGATGCCATTCTTGGTGAGGTTGTTCCTCAGCGATGGCAGACCTTATATTTACTGGACAGAGGATGTGAGAGGACAGGAGTATTTCTTCGAAGAATTGACCAAACATCTTACCATTAATCTTCGCACCAATGATAGGCTACCTGTCGAATAG